In Candidatus Binataceae bacterium, a single window of DNA contains:
- the tkt gene encoding transketolase, protein MVRATQIKSPEGNLDQLCINSIRVLAIDAVQKANSGHPGMPMGMAPIAYLLWTRFMRYNPANPKWFGRDRFVLSNGHGSMLLYAMLHLTGHDLPLEQIKRFRQLESITPGHPEYGLTPGVETTTGPLGQGVGNAVGMAIAAAHLRARFERDHSGLFDHRIFGFCGDGDLMEGVASEAASIAGHLGLGNLLLIYDDNHITIDGGTDLSFDENVTERFNAYGWHTQGVDDANDLAAVGRAIENAIAEENRPSLIRVRSHIGYGSPNRQDTSKAHGQALGAEEVKLTKRFYGWPEEPPFYVPDEALKHFRDCGARGRELEADWNARFDRYARAHASEAAEFKSMLAGELPKGWDAELPQFTPKDTLATRESGSRAEQAIAKKVWNLFGGAADLNESTFVDVVDGGDFERHDHTGRNLHFGIREHGMAAILNGIALHGCFIPYGSSFLIFTDYCRPSLRLAALMGVHVIYVFTHDSIGLGEDGPTHQAVEQLAGLRAIPNFTVIRPCDANEAAEAWRAAMTHRGGPVLLALTRQKLPTLDRTAMAPARELMRGAYVLSETRGRTAELILIASGSEVHLALGAKDELEKRGHAVRVVSMPSMEVFQKQDAAYRDSVLPPAIRRRLAIEAAATMPWYRWVGLEGDVLGMTSFGASAPYQDVFKHFGFTVENAVERALRLLAR, encoded by the coding sequence CTCGATCCGGGTGCTCGCGATCGATGCGGTGCAAAAGGCCAACTCGGGCCATCCCGGAATGCCGATGGGGATGGCGCCGATCGCCTATCTCCTGTGGACGCGCTTCATGCGCTACAACCCGGCCAACCCGAAATGGTTCGGACGCGACCGCTTCGTGCTCTCCAACGGGCACGGATCGATGCTGCTCTACGCGATGCTCCATCTGACCGGCCATGACCTGCCGCTCGAGCAGATCAAACGGTTTCGCCAGCTCGAGAGCATTACGCCCGGCCATCCCGAGTACGGCCTCACGCCGGGCGTCGAAACCACGACCGGGCCGCTCGGCCAGGGCGTTGGCAATGCCGTAGGAATGGCGATCGCGGCCGCGCATCTGCGCGCGCGCTTCGAACGCGACCACTCCGGACTGTTCGACCATCGTATCTTCGGCTTCTGCGGCGACGGCGACCTGATGGAAGGCGTGGCAAGCGAAGCGGCGTCGATCGCCGGACATCTGGGCCTCGGCAACCTGCTCCTCATCTACGACGACAACCACATCACGATCGACGGCGGCACAGACCTGTCTTTCGACGAAAACGTGACCGAGCGCTTCAACGCCTATGGATGGCACACGCAGGGGGTGGACGACGCCAACGACCTGGCGGCGGTTGGGCGCGCGATCGAAAACGCGATCGCCGAGGAGAACCGCCCGTCGCTCATCCGCGTGCGCTCGCATATCGGCTACGGGAGCCCCAATCGGCAGGACACCTCGAAGGCGCACGGGCAGGCGCTAGGCGCGGAGGAGGTCAAGCTCACCAAACGCTTCTACGGATGGCCCGAGGAGCCGCCATTCTACGTTCCCGACGAAGCGCTAAAGCATTTTCGCGATTGCGGCGCGCGCGGCCGCGAACTCGAGGCGGACTGGAACGCCCGCTTCGATCGCTACGCCAGGGCGCATGCGAGCGAAGCCGCGGAATTCAAGTCGATGCTCGCCGGCGAGCTGCCCAAGGGATGGGACGCCGAGCTACCGCAGTTCACGCCGAAGGACACACTGGCCACGCGCGAGTCGGGCTCGCGTGCCGAGCAGGCGATCGCGAAGAAGGTCTGGAACCTGTTCGGCGGCGCGGCCGACCTCAACGAATCGACCTTCGTCGACGTCGTCGACGGCGGCGACTTCGAGCGCCACGACCATACCGGCCGCAACCTGCACTTCGGCATACGCGAGCATGGGATGGCCGCGATCCTGAATGGGATCGCGCTGCACGGCTGCTTCATCCCCTACGGTTCGAGCTTTCTCATCTTCACCGACTATTGCCGGCCCTCGCTCAGGCTGGCGGCGCTGATGGGTGTCCACGTGATTTACGTCTTCACTCACGATTCGATCGGGCTCGGCGAAGACGGCCCTACGCATCAGGCGGTCGAGCAGCTCGCGGGATTGCGCGCGATTCCGAATTTCACCGTGATTCGCCCGTGCGACGCCAACGAGGCGGCCGAGGCCTGGCGCGCCGCGATGACGCATCGGGGTGGTCCGGTGCTGCTGGCGCTCACCCGGCAGAAGCTGCCGACGCTCGACCGCACCGCGATGGCGCCGGCGCGCGAATTGATGCGCGGCGCCTATGTGCTCAGCGAGACCCGGGGCCGCACCGCGGAGCTAATCCTGATCGCCAGCGGCTCGGAAGTGCATCTCGCGCTCGGCGCGAAAGACGAACTCGAAAAGCGCGGCCATGCGGTGCGCGTCGTCAGCATGCCGAGCATGGAAGTGTTCCAGAAGCAGGACGCGGCCTATCGCGATTCGGTCCTCCCGCCCGCGATTCGCCGGCGCCTCGCCATCGAAGCGGCGGCGACGATGCCGTGGTATCGATGGGTCGGG